The following are encoded in a window of Methylicorpusculum oleiharenae genomic DNA:
- a CDS encoding PRTRC system protein B, with the protein MKLNDFFQFYQVEKPSIVQKHALLIHQAKALSSGYSQYRSGDFLASMHDFVINEQGESIIGAGRLMSKDDVESVLRSMLEMGKRKVSLLPPNVVSISETHIAWTVPAKVRPMLFNITGMPMKKIDVPWPRLLMVANRNGKLAVAALKTNGRVSAKTKLYQAPLMNVYTNGNVCTGSATLPNECGIDQIKAWESVMFDSAFSHVNNPSTLSLDGDKDQAVDNKAHYRFWHSLSKNKADKFPNEHLNTLRYSVENFIENHS; encoded by the coding sequence TTGAAGCTTAACGATTTTTTCCAGTTCTACCAAGTCGAAAAGCCGAGCATCGTGCAGAAACACGCCCTCCTGATTCATCAGGCCAAAGCGCTTTCAAGTGGCTATTCCCAGTATCGATCAGGTGATTTTCTGGCGTCGATGCACGATTTCGTGATCAACGAGCAAGGGGAATCCATTATCGGCGCCGGCCGCTTAATGTCCAAAGATGATGTGGAGTCGGTTTTGCGGTCGATGCTGGAAATGGGTAAGCGAAAAGTAAGCCTGTTGCCGCCGAATGTCGTGTCGATTTCCGAAACCCATATTGCCTGGACAGTGCCAGCTAAGGTTCGCCCCATGCTGTTCAATATTACCGGGATGCCAATGAAAAAGATCGATGTGCCTTGGCCAAGGTTGCTGATGGTGGCGAATCGTAATGGCAAGCTGGCTGTGGCGGCGTTGAAAACCAATGGCAGGGTCAGTGCCAAAACAAAGCTTTACCAAGCGCCGTTAATGAACGTGTATACCAATGGCAACGTGTGTACGGGGTCAGCGACGTTGCCCAATGAGTGTGGCATCGATCAGATCAAGGCTTGGGAATCGGTCATGTTCGATAGCGCCTTCTCCCATGTCAATAATCCCTCAACCCTTTCTCTGGATGGGGATAAGGATCAAGCGGTTGATAACAAAGCCCATTATCGGTTTTGGCATTCCCTTTCCAAGAATAAGGCAGATAAATTCCCGAATGAACATTTGAATACCTTGCGCTATAGCGTAGAAAATTTCATTGAAAATCATTCCTAA